One segment of Theobroma cacao cultivar B97-61/B2 chromosome 9, Criollo_cocoa_genome_V2, whole genome shotgun sequence DNA contains the following:
- the LOC18589962 gene encoding F-box protein At2g32560 isoform X2, with amino-acid sequence MLLYFFITCFPFIFFLKSLTLKPLPPWATEMRLLSLWFWKEVPFFSISKSIKNSLSLSYFTTIPSKMSLKKISFTSKVDNFEEVEEGVMSVLDLPELVLECILEKLPPAGLCSMAGVCSSLRSRCISDHFWEKHMKKKWGRVIGPAAYREWQWHIASRKDSSHVKQGKPKGLMRILSIIRPFWWIKSKVDDSSRQSSLPDDSIMSWYLALETGRFWFPAQVYNRENGHVGFMLSCYDAELSYDPRTETFQARYPPHGRRAVAIENCVPWERLRAPPIDTSPHDLHISYCLNELRPGDNIEIQWRRNKEFPYGWWYGVVGHLESCDGNENYCRCHNSEYLWPTTLKEPCVSYGLCLFAYLESFGYVGLQSIYGGTNWKNERCGSHRQCIPVMTQWC; translated from the exons ATGCTACTTTACTTCTTCATCACTTGTTTTCCCTTCATCTTCTTTTTGAAGTCCTTAACTTTGAAACCACTCCCACCGTGGGCAACTGAGATGAGATTATTGTCTCTCTGGTTCTGGAAAGAAGTACCCTTTTTTTCCATTTCCAAGTCGATAAAAAATAGTCTTAGTCTTAGTTATTTTACCACAATCCCTTCCAAAATGTCTCTAAAAAAGATATCTTTTACTTCAAAAGTTGATAACTTTGAGGAGGTTGAAGAAGGGGTGATGTCAGTTTTGGACTTACCAGAATTGGTCTTAGAATGCATTCTTGAAAAGCTACCACCTGCTGGTCTCTGTAGTATGGCAGGTGTTTGCAGCTCTTTGAGAAGTAGGTGTATTAGTGATCATTTCTGGGAAAAGCATATGAAAAAAAAGTGGGGTAGAGTTATTGGTCCTGCGGCCTATAGAGAGTGGCAATGGCATATTGCTTCAAGAAAGGATTCAAGTCATGTAAAACAAGGGAAGCCAAAAGGTTTGATGAGgattttatcaattattagGCCATTTTGGTGGATTAAATCAAAGGTTGATGATAGTAGTAGGCAGAGTTCTTTGCCAGATGATTCAATCATGTCTTGGTATCTTGCTCTTGAAACTGGCAGATTCTGGTTCCCTGCTCAGGTCTATAATCGTGAG AATGGCCATGTCGGCTTTATGTTGTCATGCTATGATGCGGAACTCAGTTATGATCCCCGTACTGAGACTTTCCAAGCCAG GTACCCTCCACATGGAAGGAGGGCCGTGGCCATAGAGAATTGTGTGCCGTGGGAAAGGCTAAGAGCACCACCTATTGATACTTCACCACATGATCTTCATATTTCTTATTGTTTGAATGAGCTACGCCCAGGTGATAACATTGAGATTCAATGGAGAAGAAACAAAGAATTCCCTTATG GTTGGTGGTATGGTGTGGTTGGTCACTTGGAGTCATGTGATGGGAATGAAAATTACTGCCGTTGTCATAATAGTG AATATTTATGGCCAACCACACTGAAAGAACCCTGTGTTTCCTATGGACTCTGTTTGTTTGCTTATTTGGAATCTTTCGGCTATGTGGGGCTGCAAAG TATTTATGGTGGAACTAACTGGAAAAATGAAAGATGTGGTTCTCACAGGCAGTGTATTCCTGTAATG ACACAGTGGTGTTAG
- the LOC18589962 gene encoding F-box protein At2g32560 isoform X3 gives MLLYFFITCFPFIFFLKSLTLKPLPPWATEMRLLSLWFWKEVPFFSISKSIKNSLSLSYFTTIPSKMSLKKISFTSKVDNFEEVEEGVMSVLDLPELVLECILEKLPPAGLCSMAGVCSSLRSRCISDHFWEKHMKKKWGRVIGPAAYREWQWHIASRKDSSHVKQGKPKGLMRILSIIRPFWWIKSKVDDSSRQSSLPDDSIMSWYLALETGRFWFPAQVYNRENGHVGFMLSCYDAELSYDPRTETFQARYPPHGRRAVAIENCVPWERLRAPPIDTSPHDLHISYCLNELRPGDNIEIQWRRNKEFPYGWWYGVVGHLESCDGNENYCRCHNSVFMVELTGKMKDVVLTGSVFL, from the exons ATGCTACTTTACTTCTTCATCACTTGTTTTCCCTTCATCTTCTTTTTGAAGTCCTTAACTTTGAAACCACTCCCACCGTGGGCAACTGAGATGAGATTATTGTCTCTCTGGTTCTGGAAAGAAGTACCCTTTTTTTCCATTTCCAAGTCGATAAAAAATAGTCTTAGTCTTAGTTATTTTACCACAATCCCTTCCAAAATGTCTCTAAAAAAGATATCTTTTACTTCAAAAGTTGATAACTTTGAGGAGGTTGAAGAAGGGGTGATGTCAGTTTTGGACTTACCAGAATTGGTCTTAGAATGCATTCTTGAAAAGCTACCACCTGCTGGTCTCTGTAGTATGGCAGGTGTTTGCAGCTCTTTGAGAAGTAGGTGTATTAGTGATCATTTCTGGGAAAAGCATATGAAAAAAAAGTGGGGTAGAGTTATTGGTCCTGCGGCCTATAGAGAGTGGCAATGGCATATTGCTTCAAGAAAGGATTCAAGTCATGTAAAACAAGGGAAGCCAAAAGGTTTGATGAGgattttatcaattattagGCCATTTTGGTGGATTAAATCAAAGGTTGATGATAGTAGTAGGCAGAGTTCTTTGCCAGATGATTCAATCATGTCTTGGTATCTTGCTCTTGAAACTGGCAGATTCTGGTTCCCTGCTCAGGTCTATAATCGTGAG AATGGCCATGTCGGCTTTATGTTGTCATGCTATGATGCGGAACTCAGTTATGATCCCCGTACTGAGACTTTCCAAGCCAG GTACCCTCCACATGGAAGGAGGGCCGTGGCCATAGAGAATTGTGTGCCGTGGGAAAGGCTAAGAGCACCACCTATTGATACTTCACCACATGATCTTCATATTTCTTATTGTTTGAATGAGCTACGCCCAGGTGATAACATTGAGATTCAATGGAGAAGAAACAAAGAATTCCCTTATG GTTGGTGGTATGGTGTGGTTGGTCACTTGGAGTCATGTGATGGGAATGAAAATTACTGCCGTTGTCATAATAGTG TATTTATGGTGGAACTAACTGGAAAAATGAAAGATGTGGTTCTCACAGGCAGTGTATTCCTGTAA
- the LOC18589962 gene encoding F-box protein At2g32560 isoform X1, with amino-acid sequence MLLYFFITCFPFIFFLKSLTLKPLPPWATEMRLLSLWFWKEVPFFSISKSIKNSLSLSYFTTIPSKMSLKKISFTSKVDNFEEVEEGVMSVLDLPELVLECILEKLPPAGLCSMAGVCSSLRSRCISDHFWEKHMKKKWGRVIGPAAYREWQWHIASRKDSSHVKQGKPKGLMRILSIIRPFWWIKSKVDDSSRQSSLPDDSIMSWYLALETGRFWFPAQVYNRENGHVGFMLSCYDAELSYDPRTETFQARYPPHGRRAVAIENCVPWERLRAPPIDTSPHDLHISYCLNELRPGDNIEIQWRRNKEFPYGWWYGVVGHLESCDGNENYCRCHNSDTVVLEFNHYTPGSRWRRTSMNRKDHREEGNEADGFYGGIRKLSSEEEITTWKRLWPSEILE; translated from the exons ATGCTACTTTACTTCTTCATCACTTGTTTTCCCTTCATCTTCTTTTTGAAGTCCTTAACTTTGAAACCACTCCCACCGTGGGCAACTGAGATGAGATTATTGTCTCTCTGGTTCTGGAAAGAAGTACCCTTTTTTTCCATTTCCAAGTCGATAAAAAATAGTCTTAGTCTTAGTTATTTTACCACAATCCCTTCCAAAATGTCTCTAAAAAAGATATCTTTTACTTCAAAAGTTGATAACTTTGAGGAGGTTGAAGAAGGGGTGATGTCAGTTTTGGACTTACCAGAATTGGTCTTAGAATGCATTCTTGAAAAGCTACCACCTGCTGGTCTCTGTAGTATGGCAGGTGTTTGCAGCTCTTTGAGAAGTAGGTGTATTAGTGATCATTTCTGGGAAAAGCATATGAAAAAAAAGTGGGGTAGAGTTATTGGTCCTGCGGCCTATAGAGAGTGGCAATGGCATATTGCTTCAAGAAAGGATTCAAGTCATGTAAAACAAGGGAAGCCAAAAGGTTTGATGAGgattttatcaattattagGCCATTTTGGTGGATTAAATCAAAGGTTGATGATAGTAGTAGGCAGAGTTCTTTGCCAGATGATTCAATCATGTCTTGGTATCTTGCTCTTGAAACTGGCAGATTCTGGTTCCCTGCTCAGGTCTATAATCGTGAG AATGGCCATGTCGGCTTTATGTTGTCATGCTATGATGCGGAACTCAGTTATGATCCCCGTACTGAGACTTTCCAAGCCAG GTACCCTCCACATGGAAGGAGGGCCGTGGCCATAGAGAATTGTGTGCCGTGGGAAAGGCTAAGAGCACCACCTATTGATACTTCACCACATGATCTTCATATTTCTTATTGTTTGAATGAGCTACGCCCAGGTGATAACATTGAGATTCAATGGAGAAGAAACAAAGAATTCCCTTATG GTTGGTGGTATGGTGTGGTTGGTCACTTGGAGTCATGTGATGGGAATGAAAATTACTGCCGTTGTCATAATAGTG ACACAGTGGTGTTAGAGTTCAATCATTACACCCCTGGCTCAAGGTGGAGACGCACATCAATGAATAGGAAAGACCATCGAGAGGAGGGAAATGAGGCAGATGGATTTTATGGGGGAATCAGAAAACTTAGCAGTGAGGAGGAGATTACTACATGGAAGCGGCTCTGGCCATCGGAAATCCTGGAATAG